Proteins from one Plasmodium cynomolgi strain B DNA, chromosome 10, whole genome shotgun sequence genomic window:
- a CDS encoding chromosome condensation protein (putative) — protein MRDAISAVEAKELLAEDGAADAQALSIMNEGGPDRSAAHRTEAYRTEAYRTEAHRTEADRSAAQHSPSAAEKDANGGLNRPPLSIENKKSSRIIIDRLILENFKSYSGVKVIGPFYKKFSCIVGPNGSGKSNIIDAMLFVFGRRAKKIRQNKLCDLIHSSKYSMHNEYTKVSIQFRAISEGGEKWEGREKWEEPSQLEEPSQREEPLHSEEPPHSEEPPQREGDPMRAPARALAESFTISREATADNQSRYRINDKVVTQKEVFDLLLQKGIDLRNNRFLILQGEVEQISQMSPKGNKNEEGLLEYLEDIIGTNCYIEGINKSQEELERSEEIYHDKVNRLKHVYNELKELAGPKKEAKYYVQLQKFTYKLHILIVKKDKYELAKKILIKEEELAKYIKEKEEHNVVYTRLLKERKNMNDILSSLENEESEIVKKKNKVDNEFKLLTTQDENVKKELLIVVEKIQNLYVKREQLREKDIPLYKNIIETKQQILNKLKREGIPKLERQLEKCEEEMEKYNEEIKTDTDRINTIYSNEEKKLAPLQNSYDDLVRITSEYSNRSNLIEKKQREFLSHQENLKYLQTKLLNEMKEIDVQLKHMSKMDAEKRKFLHTKEELLTQIDKETEQASNKLVDLTVKYETMKKELNTDRSLSKLHELIYHLKKTKIKGIHGVLGDLGSIDPKYEKAFLIAGNNCTDFIVVDKPHDAVLLFEQMRKQNLGRVNVLSLSILEANLLPVMRKHDENYSPLLPNVHRLIDFIRFKDEKYKVCFYYAVKETLVANTLEEAHVIGYAHKRRVVTVAGELIENDGRICGGGLLNKQGKSTTGGVRGSVRKSYNYRGTEDQESHSSSSTFFKADAPSQYDQNDVTKTEGDIKEANKNMNELKLRKGNLINEIKEIKTHIEDNECKIEIAKKRIENCKKQLKDIDSQLQNSDVPELTPEEKKELKSIKEMIEEKNDEKNKVEILLKAQESKRQLNITRDEIAKHSSEEVNALANLQKGEKDILKFTDEIEEYEKNEKELENELKDLESKGCLVYEEIEKMEKELGKVQTQMEENQKKKQQIDENISKKDLENVDLVYKTENLQKEIEQLRLRGIAYEGKIDEYTRLIEQADRVVVENRPCRASGGGSADQSTGEESEGGSDERSDGGSDGGSDVGSDGGSDVGSDVGNERGSKEGLDDHGGGALGGKRKRSSGGAAQSSKRKRERESGAGESGDLDRSDDRDRSGYGGESDDRDRSGCGGESDDGGAEAPASETRTRRRSSKPWRTWRATTKTGAISKSSTTTRT, from the exons ATGAGGGACGCCATCAGCGCCGTGGAGGCGAAGGAGCTCTTGGCCGAAGACGGTGCGGCGGACGCGCAGGCGCTAAGCATCATGAACGAGGGGGGGCCAGACCGCTCAGCAGCGCACCGAACGGAAGCATACCGAACGGAAGCATACCGAACGGAAGCACACCGAACAGAAGCAGACCGCTCAGCAGCGCAGCACTCCCCCAGCGCGGCGGAGAAGGACGCCAATGGAGGATTAAACAGACCCCCGCTGAGCATAGAGAACAAGAAAAGCTCGAGGATAATAATCGACAGACTCATATTGGAAAACTTCAAAAGCTACTCGGGAGTAAAGGTTATTGGTCCCTTCTACAAAAAGTTCAGTTGTATTGTGGGTCCGAATGGGAGTGGGAAGAGCAACATCATCGACGCCATGCTGTTTGTGTTTGGACGTCGGGCGAAGAAGATCCGGCAGAACAAGCTATGCGACTTGATTCACAGCTCCAAGTATTCCATGCACAACGAGTATACGAAGGTGTCGATTCAGTTCAGGGCCATctcggaggggggggagaagtgggaggGGAGAGAGAAGTGGGAAGAGCCGTCTCAGCTGGAGGAGCCATCTCAGCGGGAGGAACCACTTCATTCGGAGGAACCACCTCATTCGGAGGAACCACCTCAGCGGGAGGGGGACCCGATGCGAGCACCCGCCCGCGCGCTGGCCGAAAGCTTCACCATCAGCAGGGAAGCCACGGCGGACAACCAATCGAGGTACCGCATAAACGACAAGGTAGTGACACAGAAGGAGGTATTCGATCTACTACTCCAGAAAGGAATCGATTTAAGGAATAATCGATTCCTCATCCTGCAGGGTGAAGTGGAGCAAATCTCACAAATGAGTccaaagggaaacaaaaatgaagaaggtcTCCTTGAGTATCTAGAAGATATCATAGGAACTAACTGTTACATAgaaggaataaataaaagtcaAGAAGAGCTAGAAAGGAGTGAAGAGATCTACCATGATAAAGTGAACAGACTCAAGCATGTATACAACGAATTGAAGGAACTAGCTGgaccaaaaaaggaagcaaagtATTACGTACAGttgcaaaaatttacatataagTTGCACATATTGATTGTAAAGAAAGATAAATATgaactagccaaaaaaattttaataaaagaagaagagctagccaaatatataaaagaaaaagaagaacacaATGTAGTTTATACAAGGTTACtcaaggagagaaaaaatatgaatgatATTTTAAGTTCTcttgaaaatgaagaaagcgaaattgtgaaaaagaaaaacaaagtaGATAACGAATTTAAACTATTGACCACTCAGGAtgaaaacgtgaaaaaagAGTTACTCATAGtagtggaaaaaatacagaatCTCTATGTTAAGAGAGAACAACTCAGGGAAAAGGATATCCCTCTGTACAAAAACATCATCGAAACGAAACAacaaattttgaataaattaaaaagagaaggaaTTCCAAAGCTAGAGAGACAACTGGAGAagtgtgaagaagaaatggaaaaatataatgaagaaataaaaacagacACGGATAGAATTAATACCATTTActcaaatgaagaaaaaaagctagctcCTTTACAAAACAGTTACGATGACTTAGTGAGAATAACATCGGAGTATAGCAATAGGTCAAACCTCATAGAAAAGAAACAGAGAGAATTTCTATCCCATCAAGAGAATTTGAAGTATTTACAAACGAAACTGTTGAACGAGATGAAAGAAATCGATGTGCAGTTGAAACACATGAGTAAGATGgacgcagaaaaaaggaaatttctTCACACGAAAGAGGAACTACTAACTCAGATAGACAAAGAAACGGAGCAAGCATCAAACAAACTTGTTGACCTCACGGTGAAATACGAAACGATGAAGAAAGAACTCAACACGGATAGAAGTCTGAGCAAGTTACACGAACTGATATACCATTTGAAGAAgacaaaaattaaaggaattCATGGTGTTCTTGGAGATTTAGGATCCATTGATccaaaatatgaaaaggcTTTCCTCATCGCAGGAAATAACTGTACCGACTTTATTGTCGTGGATAAACCACATGACGCCGTGCTACTCTTCGAACAAATGAGGAAGCAAAACCTCGGGAGAGTCAACGTGTTAtctctctccattttggaagCAAATTTATTACCAGTCATGAGGAAACACGATGAAAATTATTCACCTCTCCTTCCCAACGTTCACAGACTTATCGACTTTATCCGATTTAAGgatgaaaaatacaaagtCTGCTTCTACTATGCTGTTAAGGAAACCCTCGTGGCGAATACCCTAGAGGAGGCACACGTCATTGGATATGCTCACAAAAGGAGAGTTGTCACTGTCGCAGGGGAGCTAATAGAAAATGATGGCCGCATATGTGGTGGAGGTCTCCTGAACAAGCAAGGGAAAAGCACAACTGGTGGAGTTAGAGGATCCGTTCGAAAGAGTTATAACTACAGAGGGACAGAAGACCAAGAAAGTCACTCCTCCAGTAGTACCTTCTTCAAAGCGGATGCCCCCTCTCAGTATGATCAAAATGATGTCACCAAAACCGAAGGAGATATTAAAGAAgccaacaaaaatatgaacgagCTGAAACTACGGAAGGGAAACCTAATAAATGAAatcaaagaaataaaaacccATATAGAAGACAACGAATGCAAGATAGAGATTGCTAAGAAAAGAATCGAGAATTGCAAAAAACAGCTGAAGGATATCGATAGTCAGTTGCAAAACTCAGATGTACCGGAACTCACTccggaggagaaaaaagaactaAAGTCTATCAAAGAAAtgatagaagaaaaaaatgatgagaaaaataaagtagagATTCTCCTCAAAGCACAGGAGAGTAag AGACAACTAAATATCACCAGGGATGAAATCGCCAAGCACAGCAGTGAGGAAGTGAATGCTTTGGCGAATCTGCAGAAGGGAGAGAAGGATATCCTTAAATTTACTGACGAGATTGAGGAATATGAAAAGAACGAGAAGGAACTAGAGAATGAGCTCAAGGATCTAGAGAGCAAAGGGTGCCTGGTCTATGAAGAAATagagaaaatggaaaaggagcTAGGGAAAGTGCAAACCCAGATGGAGGAGAaccaaaagaagaagcaacaaATTGATGAGAACATTTCGAAGAAGGATCTAGAGAATGTGGATCTAGTGTACAAGACAgagaatttacaaaaagaaatagagCAGCTTCGTCTCAGGGGGATCGCCTACGAAGGTAAGATTGATGAGTACACGCGACTCATCGAGCAGGCCGACCGGGTCGTCGTGGAGAACAGGCCGTGCCGCGCGAGCGGCGGGGGCAGCGCTGATCAGAGCACCGGCGAGGAGAGCGAGGGGGGGAGCGATGAGCGAAGCGATGGGGGGAGCGATGGGGGAAGCGATGTGGGAAGCGATGGGGGAAGCGATGTGGGAAGCGATGTGGGAAACGAGCGGGGAAGCAAGGAGGGCCTCGACGATCACGGCGGTGGAGCGCTGGGGGGCAAGCGAAAGCGCAGCTCGGGGGGCGCGGCGCAGAGCAGCAAGCGgaagagggagagggagagCGGCGCTGGGGAGAGCGGCGACCTTGACAGAAGCGACGACCGTGACAGAAGCGGCTACGGTGGGGAGAGCGACGACCGCGACAGGAGCGGCTGCGGTGGGGAGAGCGACGACGGGGGGGCGGAGGCCCCCGCCAGCGAGACGAGGaccaggaggaggagctcAAAGCCCTGGAGGACATGGCGTGCGACAACGAAGACTGGAGCGATCTCGAAATCGAGTACGACCACGCGAACGTGA
- a CDS encoding soluble NSF attachment protein (SNAP;~putative), whose product MEYEARELEKKAEQLNKKGFLSSFFGADNTDEMINCYNLAANKYKLCHKWKEATACILKNAVLHRNNNETSYCANAYLEAGNIAKKYDKLEAIKYIEEAVNMYAAIGRFSNCGKCEKNVAEIYEDLYEYGNASKYYKKAAYYFEMDEYSKSVYTQCIVKYAELSSQYSGQHEEAISIFENEAEKALKSTLLQYGARDYYIKAGILHVVLGDMVNAKISIDKYCMNDPRFLNSREKKFLENIIEAVTEQDVEYFEEVVHEYDRITKLDNWKVHFLYHIKSKMNAEPNVELTADGAVDLT is encoded by the exons ATGGAATACGAGGCAAGGGAGCTGGAAAAGAAGGCCGAACAGCTAAACAAGAAGGGGTTcctctcttccttttttggggcCGACAATACGGACGAAATGATCAACTGCTACAACTTGGCGGCCAACAAGTACAAGCTGTGCCACAAAT GGAAGGAGGCCACCGCATGCATCCTGAAGAACGCCGTGCTGCACAGAAACAACAATGAGACGAGCTACTGCGCGAATGCGTACTTGGAAGCGGGGAATATagccaaaaaatatgacaaaCTGG AGGCcataaaatatatcgaaGAGGCTGTCAACATGTACGCAGCCATTGGGCGCTTCTCCAACTGCGGAAAGTGCGAAAAAAACGTCGCGGAAATTTACGAAGATCTGTACGAATATGGCAATGCGTCCAAGTACTACAAAAAAGCGGCATACTACTTCGAAATGGACGAATATTCCAA GTCCGTCTACACACAGTGCATCGTGAAGTACGCGGAGCTGAGTTCGCAGTACAGTGGGCAGCATGAGGAGGCCATCTCG ATCTTCGAGAACGAAGCGGAGAAGGCCCTGAAGAGCACGCTGCTGCAGTACGGCGCGAGGGACTACTACATAAAGGCAGGCATTTTACACGTCGTGCTGGGGGACATGGTCAACGCGAAAATCTCAATCGACAAGTATTGCATGAACGACCcacgttttttaaattcaagGGAGAAAAAGTTCCTGGAGAATATTATCGAGGCTGTGACAGAACAGGATGTAGAATACTTCGAGGAAGTTGTGCACGAGTATGACCGCATTACCAAGTTGGACAATTGGAAGGTACACTTTCTTTATCACATAAAATCCAAGATGAATGCTGAGCCGAATGTTGAGTTGACGGCGGATGGAGCGGTGGACTTAACGTAG